The DNA segment ATTGTAGTAAAACAAACATAATAACAAGGCTGGTTACACTGGTTTCAATATCCCAATCATCAGTTTGTATCAGTACATAACCTTGATGGCCTGCCAATAGTGGACCAAAAATAATACCTGCAATAAGCACCACAAAAAGGAGCAGTATTTTTAACATAAGCTTATTCTCCTTGTTGTGTTGCTGGTGTATCAACAGTTATGCTTTCAGCTGCAGCATCTTGTACGCTTTCAGCTCCTACGGCTTGGGCATCTTGGGCTTCAACAGCTTGTGGCTCTGTATACTCATTCTGTGCCAGTAAATTGCGGATTTGTTTTTCTACACGTTTTTCTAGTAGTGTCTGGCTCTTCAACTCTGATGGCATTGCAAGCGTAATAGGTTGTTTCTCTAATTCAGAAACAGTATCTAAAAATGCGGTTGTACTTGGATCAGAGGTATCAAAATAAGCACGTACCCAAGTAGATACCGCTTCCAGTGATTGCTGATAAGTTTCAGTTTGATGACGAGGTATGGCTTGAGAAGCAATTAATAAACGTGAGCGGATATTCTCACGTAAATAGATATCTTGATTCGGTGCTAATAAAGGAGCAGCGGCGGTATCACGGCGACGAATGGTAATAAAATCATCCATAAAGCTTTTCCAGCTTTTACTTAGATTCTCTTTCCAATCAGAAAGTGAACCTGAAATGGTTTCATCGTTCTTATCCATTGGGGAGCCATTACGCTCAAGATCAGCTAAACGGAGATTATCAATCTGATTTGCTAACTGGTTTAATTGTAAAATGATGCCATCATTATCAATCTTGGTGAGCGCCGCTAAATTGCTGATATCTTCATTAATCGCACGACGGATCTCAAGTAAACTCGGATCGTTCATTTCCGCTAAGCTACTATCAGCACCTTTTAGTAGACTCACAGCGGTCACAACATCTTGATCATTCCATAACTTACGACCTGCCATTTTTACCATAAAATCAGCTTGTGCTAATAGCCAACTTTTGACGTCTGCACTCGAAATAGCGGCAAAGCGTGTTTGTAGATCTTGAATTTGGCGCTCTGTTGTTTGGCGTTCGTTTTGTAATTTATCGATAGTTTGTTTTTGAGAGTTAAACATACTATCAATATTGTCAAAGCGCTGTTGATAGGTATTTTGGAGTTGTTGTAATTGGGCAAGCTCAGATTTGAGCGATTGATTTTCTACACCCAGCTTTGATGCTTGTTGATTGGTGTAATAGTAAAGGCTACCACCAATTGCCAAAATAACAAGGATAGCAACAGCACTTCCAATTAGACCTGAGCGCTTGTTATTAACAGGTTTGACTTCCTGATAGCGGACATTCTCATCAGCTTTGGCTGCATCTTTTGGCAAGTCATTATCATTTGTATTTTTCTGTTCCGTCATATCGGCGTCTCATTTAGGTTCTATATTAATGCATGAAATAAAGCATCATTATTGGCACTTTCAGCAACGGTGACAGTTTTCCACCCTAATGTTTTTGCTATTGTTGCTAATCGTTCACTGACCACAATTAAATGGCAGTTTAACAGCCATGCTTTTTTAGATTCAGCAACCAGATCAAAGAGTTGTTGTAACATTTCACCGCTAGTGACAACAAGCGTATCAACCTGTGCTTTTTCCCATTGAAGCGCAAAGTCTTCAGGAGAATAATGAATAAATAGGCGTTGGTAACATTCGCATTCATCAACAATTGCGCCTCGTTGACTCAATGTTGTTGCGAGTAAGTCACGACCACCGTTACCTCTAAGCAGTAATATTTGCTTGTTTTTCACCTGATTAAGTTCAGGAAGGTCAAGAAGATCTTCACTGGTTTCTCCTTGCTCAGGGTAGCAAATTGTAAGACTGCTTACATGTTGGAAATCTTTCGCTGTGCCTTGACCTATTCCATAATAGGATAGCGTATCTGGCCATGATTGTTGTAATTGATTTAGCTGCCAGTTTGCGTATGACACCGCATTTTTAGAAAGTAAAAATACACAATCACCCGCCCTTAATCCTTTTAGTTTAGCATCTAATAAAGAGAGTTCACGACCTGCGGTGATCTCTATCAAAGGTGCTTGAAAGGCTGTTTTCCCCGCCTCAATTAAACGTTGGGTTAATGCCTTTCCAGCAGGGTTAGGGCGAGTAACTAAAATACTCATGCCGGTGTGTTGCCTTGATACACTGCCGTTAAAATAGCTCGTGCACCTTTATCTAAAAGTTCTTCAGCCAATGAGATACCCGCGGTTTCAGCATTTTCTGGCGTAACTAAACGTTCGCCACGTAAAATAGTTTCTCCATCAGGAGAACCGACTAAAGCACGTAACCAAATTTTGTCATCTTGCCAAATGGCATAGCTTCCAATCGGAACTTGGCAACCGCCTTCAAGACGAGTATTCATTGCACGCTCTGCTTTAACGCAAATTGCGGTGCGTGAGTGATTGAGAGCATCTAATAGCTGGCGAGTTTGATTGTCATCTAAGCGACATTCAATTCCCACCGCACCTTGCCCAACCGCGGGTAAAGATTGCTCAGCAGATAATGGTGTGCGAATACGTTCGTTAAGACCTAGGCGCTTTAAGCCAGCAACGGCAAGAATAATGGCATCATAATCACCATTATCTAATTTCCCTAAGCGAGTACCAACATTACCCCGTAAATCACGAATAATGAGATCTGGGCGCTGTGCTTTTAATTGGCATTGGC comes from the Proteus appendicitidis genome and includes:
- the hemC gene encoding hydroxymethylbilane synthase, producing MSKSTIRIATRQSPLAMWQALYVKEQLQLAHPGLVVELVPMVTKGDIILDTPLAKVGGKGLFVKELELALLESRADIAVHSMKDVPIEFPEGLGLVTICEREDPRDAFVSNHYDSLAELPAGSIVGTSSLRRQCQLKAQRPDLIIRDLRGNVGTRLGKLDNGDYDAIILAVAGLKRLGLNERIRTPLSAEQSLPAVGQGAVGIECRLDDNQTRQLLDALNHSRTAICVKAERAMNTRLEGGCQVPIGSYAIWQDDKIWLRALVGSPDGETILRGERLVTPENAETAGISLAEELLDKGARAILTAVYQGNTPA
- the hemD gene encoding uroporphyrinogen-III synthase, whose amino-acid sequence is MSILVTRPNPAGKALTQRLIEAGKTAFQAPLIEITAGRELSLLDAKLKGLRAGDCVFLLSKNAVSYANWQLNQLQQSWPDTLSYYGIGQGTAKDFQHVSSLTICYPEQGETSEDLLDLPELNQVKNKQILLLRGNGGRDLLATTLSQRGAIVDECECYQRLFIHYSPEDFALQWEKAQVDTLVVTSGEMLQQLFDLVAESKKAWLLNCHLIVVSERLATIAKTLGWKTVTVAESANNDALFHALI
- the hemX gene encoding uroporphyrinogen-III C-methyltransferase; this translates as MTEQKNTNDNDLPKDAAKADENVRYQEVKPVNNKRSGLIGSAVAILVILAIGGSLYYYTNQQASKLGVENQSLKSELAQLQQLQNTYQQRFDNIDSMFNSQKQTIDKLQNERQTTERQIQDLQTRFAAISSADVKSWLLAQADFMVKMAGRKLWNDQDVVTAVSLLKGADSSLAEMNDPSLLEIRRAINEDISNLAALTKIDNDGIILQLNQLANQIDNLRLADLERNGSPMDKNDETISGSLSDWKENLSKSWKSFMDDFITIRRRDTAAAPLLAPNQDIYLRENIRSRLLIASQAIPRHQTETYQQSLEAVSTWVRAYFDTSDPSTTAFLDTVSELEKQPITLAMPSELKSQTLLEKRVEKQIRNLLAQNEYTEPQAVEAQDAQAVGAESVQDAAAESITVDTPATQQGE